One Chloroflexota bacterium genomic region harbors:
- a CDS encoding phosphoenolpyruvate carboxykinase: MNVVADPAHAPAGPNGTRLPTARSVIYDPTPAELQELTSRMPQARRTAFGNYNVQTRVVSRSKACTYLVTDDPSITDDQTIDRAEGARIGAHQDAYIANREMVVVDGFIGNDPEYRSRARLYIEAANANIAGMQQQLLFPPDRLAAEWVPEFVVIYTPNLPIAGYSDDRLIAVDVESGITRVMNSDYFGEAKKGGLRMWNAKVYAAGGLAMHAGCKVVPTDAGERTILIIGLSGTGKTTTTFTRQNGSQPVQDDFIGLFAGGKVIGTENGCFAKTFGLDPRHEPAIHGAVTKPDAYLENVSQKEVDGPVDFFDASYTKNGRATFPMASLGIWRDPRHIGPVNELLILNRNDNVIPGVALLSRDQAAAYFMLGETRGTSAGGAAEEGKALRVPGTNPFYPYRDEQQGNRFFELMGTHPFDVYLVNTGRVGGPEDDPRSKKLEIEHSGAIVKAIAEESIRWERDPDFGYQVATAVPGIDDPELLQPRLLYERTGRADEYRRWVERLKRDRAEFLAGFPGLRAEILAAV; encoded by the coding sequence ATGAACGTGGTCGCCGACCCGGCGCACGCCCCCGCGGGGCCCAACGGCACCCGGCTCCCCACCGCCCGCTCGGTTATCTACGACCCGACACCCGCGGAGCTCCAGGAGCTCACCAGCCGCATGCCGCAGGCTCGCCGGACTGCCTTCGGCAACTACAACGTCCAGACCCGAGTGGTCAGCCGTTCGAAGGCCTGCACCTACCTGGTGACGGATGACCCGTCCATCACGGACGACCAGACCATCGACCGTGCCGAAGGGGCACGGATCGGCGCGCACCAGGACGCGTACATCGCGAACCGCGAGATGGTGGTGGTGGACGGCTTTATCGGCAACGACCCGGAGTACCGCTCGCGAGCCCGCCTGTACATCGAGGCCGCCAACGCGAACATCGCTGGCATGCAGCAGCAGCTGCTGTTCCCGCCCGATCGGCTCGCCGCGGAGTGGGTACCCGAGTTCGTGGTCATCTACACCCCCAACCTGCCCATCGCGGGCTACTCGGACGATCGGCTGATCGCAGTCGACGTCGAGTCGGGCATCACCCGGGTGATGAACTCGGACTACTTCGGGGAGGCAAAGAAGGGCGGCCTCCGGATGTGGAACGCCAAGGTGTATGCCGCCGGCGGCCTGGCCATGCACGCCGGCTGCAAGGTGGTGCCCACCGATGCGGGGGAGCGGACGATCCTGATCATCGGTCTGTCGGGGACCGGCAAGACGACGACGACCTTCACTCGCCAGAACGGGTCGCAACCGGTGCAGGACGACTTCATCGGCCTGTTCGCGGGCGGCAAAGTGATCGGTACCGAGAATGGGTGCTTCGCCAAGACCTTTGGCCTCGACCCCCGGCACGAGCCGGCCATCCACGGCGCGGTGACCAAGCCGGACGCCTACCTCGAGAACGTGTCCCAGAAGGAGGTTGACGGGCCGGTCGACTTCTTCGACGCCTCGTACACCAAGAATGGGCGGGCCACCTTCCCCATGGCGTCGCTCGGCATCTGGCGCGATCCGCGGCACATCGGTCCGGTCAACGAGCTGCTGATCCTGAACCGAAATGACAACGTCATCCCGGGCGTGGCGCTCCTCTCGCGGGATCAGGCCGCCGCCTATTTCATGTTGGGTGAGACGAGGGGAACCTCGGCCGGCGGCGCGGCCGAGGAGGGCAAGGCGCTCCGGGTGCCGGGCACCAACCCGTTCTACCCGTATCGCGACGAGCAGCAGGGCAACCGGTTCTTCGAGCTGATGGGCACGCACCCCTTCGACGTGTACCTCGTGAACACCGGGCGCGTCGGCGGGCCGGAGGACGATCCACGCTCGAAGAAGCTCGAGATCGAGCATTCGGGGGCTATCGTCAAGGCCATCGCCGAGGAATCCATCCGCTGGGAGCGGGACCCGGACTTCGGGTACCAGGTTGCCACCGCGGTGCCCGGAATCGACGATCCGGAGCTCCTGCAGCCGCGCCTGCTCTACGAGCGGACCGGGCGAGCCGATGAATATCGCCGCTGGGTAGAGCGACTGAAGCGGGATCGGGCCGAGTTCCTGGCCGGATTCCCGGGCCTCCGCGCGGAGATCCTGGCCGCCGTCTAG